One genomic region from Dehalococcoidia bacterium encodes:
- a CDS encoding replication-associated recombination protein A, which produces MRPRTLDEYVGQDHLVGPGRILRRLIEAGQLPSMVFWGPPGTGKTTLARIIAAMSNAHFSAVSAVSAGVGDLRRVIAEARERRPRKTILFIDEIHRFNKAQQDAVLPFVEDGTITLIGATTENPSFEVIGPLLSRSRVFTLNALTEEQVATLIRRALSDGERGIAALNPAMDDEAISALAASVGGDARIALNALEAAAMSVTPDEAGRRVITREVVEEALQHRTYLYDRQGDAHYDTISAFIKSLRGSDPDASLYWLARMIEAGEDPLFIVRRMVILAAEDVGLADPQALSMAVACQQAVHFVGMPEGFLPMAECALYLALAPKSNSAMTAYLKAKEDVEATRNDPVPLHLRNAVTGLMRGLGYGRGYQYAHDYATGIAPGQAYLPDRLKGRRYYTPRPLGREREVWEAWERRLRGTPE; this is translated from the coding sequence ATGCGGCCGCGTACCCTCGACGAGTACGTCGGGCAGGACCACCTAGTCGGCCCGGGGCGCATCCTTCGACGGCTGATCGAGGCGGGCCAGCTGCCGTCGATGGTCTTCTGGGGCCCGCCCGGGACCGGCAAAACGACGCTGGCGCGCATCATCGCGGCCATGTCGAACGCCCACTTCTCGGCCGTCTCCGCCGTCTCGGCCGGGGTCGGCGACCTGAGGCGCGTGATCGCTGAGGCCCGCGAGCGCCGGCCCCGCAAGACCATCCTCTTCATCGACGAGATCCACCGCTTCAACAAGGCCCAGCAGGACGCCGTCCTGCCCTTCGTAGAGGACGGCACGATCACGCTCATCGGCGCGACGACCGAGAACCCGAGCTTCGAGGTCATCGGCCCACTGCTCTCGCGCTCGCGTGTGTTCACCCTGAACGCCCTTACCGAAGAGCAGGTGGCGACCCTGATCCGCCGCGCCCTGAGCGATGGCGAGCGGGGTATCGCCGCGCTCAACCCTGCGATGGACGATGAGGCGATCTCGGCCCTGGCGGCGTCCGTGGGCGGCGACGCCCGCATCGCCCTCAACGCCCTGGAGGCTGCCGCGATGTCCGTCACGCCGGACGAGGCTGGGCGGCGCGTAATCACGCGCGAGGTCGTCGAGGAGGCGCTGCAGCACCGCACCTACCTCTACGACCGCCAGGGCGACGCCCACTATGACACGATCTCCGCCTTCATCAAGAGCCTGCGCGGCTCTGACCCGGACGCCTCGCTCTACTGGCTGGCCCGAATGATCGAGGCGGGCGAGGACCCGCTGTTCATCGTGCGCCGCATGGTAATCCTGGCCGCGGAGGACGTGGGGCTGGCGGACCCGCAGGCGCTGTCGATGGCCGTGGCCTGCCAGCAGGCCGTGCACTTCGTTGGCATGCCGGAGGGCTTTCTGCCGATGGCCGAGTGCGCGCTCTACCTGGCGCTGGCGCCGAAGAGCAACAGCGCCATGACCGCGTACCTGAAGGCGAAAGAGGACGTCGAGGCGACGCGCAACGACCCGGTGCCCCTGCACCTGCGCAACGCCGTCACAGGGTTGATGCGCGGCCTCGGCTACGGCCGCGGCTACCAGTATGCCCACGACTACGCGACAGGTATCGCGCCGGGGCAGGCGTACCTCCCGGACCGCCTCAAGGGCCGCCGCTATTACACGCCGCGACCCCTCGGCCGCGAGCGCGAGGTCTGGGAAGCCTGGGAACGCCGCCTCCGCGGGACGCCGGAGTAG
- a CDS encoding enoyl-CoA hydratase, translating into MSEYRSILYEVKDHVAVVSLNRPQYRNAQSRTLLEEMDDAFAKAAEDRDVRVIILRGEGQHFSAGHDLGTPEQVADREARPDEPGVRGRYKRGYDLYVDMSLRWRDLPKPTIAAVQGYCIFGGWMIASAMDLIFAADDAMFLAAAFQYFTPPWDLGARKTKEILFESRFITAQEAKEYGLVNRVYPRDELDRRTMAYARRVAENDPFLVRMAKAAVNQTQDIQGFPAAIRDAYALYVIRALGESDPGAVAIEREEGRRRRPMVQRAIDNMREDAD; encoded by the coding sequence ATGTCCGAGTACCGCAGCATCCTCTATGAAGTGAAGGACCACGTGGCAGTGGTCTCCCTGAACCGGCCGCAGTACCGCAACGCCCAGAGCCGGACGCTCCTGGAGGAGATGGACGACGCCTTCGCGAAGGCGGCGGAGGACCGCGACGTCAGGGTCATAATCCTGCGCGGTGAAGGCCAGCACTTCTCCGCCGGCCACGACCTTGGCACGCCGGAGCAGGTGGCGGACCGCGAGGCGCGGCCCGACGAGCCAGGCGTGCGCGGCCGGTACAAGCGCGGCTACGACCTCTACGTAGATATGTCCCTGCGCTGGCGCGACCTCCCCAAGCCGACGATCGCCGCCGTACAGGGCTACTGCATTTTCGGCGGCTGGATGATCGCCTCGGCCATGGACCTCATCTTTGCAGCGGACGACGCGATGTTCCTGGCGGCGGCCTTCCAGTACTTCACTCCGCCGTGGGACCTGGGTGCGCGCAAGACGAAGGAGATCCTGTTCGAAAGCCGCTTCATCACCGCCCAGGAGGCGAAGGAGTACGGCCTGGTGAACCGGGTCTACCCGCGCGACGAGCTTGACCGCCGGACGATGGCCTACGCGAGGCGCGTCGCCGAGAACGACCCGTTCCTAGTGCGGATGGCGAAGGCCGCGGTTAACCAGACTCAGGACATCCAGGGCTTCCCGGCGGCGATCCGCGACGCTTACGCCCTCTACGTCATCCGGGCCCTGGGCGAGAGCGACCCCGGGGCGGTGGCGATCGAGCGGGAGGAAGGACGGCGTCGCAGGCCGATGGTGCAGCGGGCTATCGACAACATGCGCGAGGACGCGGACTAG